A portion of the Musa acuminata AAA Group cultivar baxijiao chromosome BXJ1-1, Cavendish_Baxijiao_AAA, whole genome shotgun sequence genome contains these proteins:
- the LOC135678109 gene encoding YTH domain-containing protein ECT1-like isoform X3: MSSHLQLKSRKMFHLIQVPLIIREMLWVSWFLQIQSETSVLHFLPTLCIALRHKCTIMEGMRIQQVAYSENHPLAYYTKHGCSPHIPYGPCYPVTMPLYSNGGDVLYYAPHHFSFPGIQCQQTAHPSMPHLLSSAPTSQIDFTAPVDQEGALLADTANSKSTCFGPRPGYHLSYGSYGRGSLGGNFGTHGFYNFQEGLDDFDSAWFWSDWRIFPDGTFSVSPLPSSAVSIRLGRQIPSYGFGSLVNSYNRWYHNSGLHHDSTFGVSYPRVGSNGRSLIAAGKITKQERGNAPFGRSNGTLEFLSEQNRGPRADGSKNRANQQLSVNESDGVSCSRGVDRKLYNTLDFGTDYKDARFFIIKSYSEDNVHKSIKYGVWASTSNGNRKLNSAYVEMREQEHSYPIFLFFSVNASGHFCGVAEMIGPVDFEKSVDYWNEDKWPGQCPVKWHIVKDVPNTMFRHIILEKNDNKPVTNSRDTQEVKLEQGLEMLGIFNKHEYEESILDDFEFYEERETALRQRKACEHPTRPTPSARSQIALLRLSGFEEETCNVGKPGQYF; this comes from the exons ATGAGCAG CCATCTTCAGCTGAAGTCGAGAAAAATGTTTCACCTGATTCAAGTGCCATTGATCATTCGAGAGATGCTCTGGGTCAGTTGGTTTCTCCAAATTCAGTCGGAGACCTCAGTGCTTCATTTCCTGCCTACATTATGTATAGCCCTCAGACACAAATGTACTATTATGGAG GGTATGAGAATCCAACAG GTTGCCTACAGTGAGAACCATCCACTGGCATACTATACTAAACATGGATGCAGTCCACATATACCTTATGGACCCTGTTATCCAGTTACAATGCCTCTTTATTCTAATGGTGGAGACGTTCTGTATTACGCCCCTCATCATTTCTCATTCCCGGGCATTCAATGCCAGCAGACAGCTCATCCTAGCATGCCACATCTATTGTCTTCAGCTCCAACATCACAAATTGATTTTACAGCACCAGTTGATCAAGAAGGAGCTCTTCTTGCTGATACTGCTAATTCAAAGAGCACTTGTTTTGGACCAAGACCTGGCTATCACTTATCATATGGCTCCTATGGTAGAGGTAGTCTTGGTGGGAATTTTGGTACTCATGGTttctataattttcaagaagggtTGGATGATTTTGATTCTGCTTGGTTTTGGTCAGATTGGAGGATTTTTCCAGATGGAACATTTTCTGTGTCACCTTTGCCATCATCAGCTGTCTCCATCAGACTG GGACGACAAATACCATCGTATGGCTTTGGATCATTGGTCAACTCGTACAACAGATGGTACCACAATAGTGGCCTTCATCATGATAGTACTTTTGGAGTGTCCTATCCCAGGGTAGGGAGTAATGGCCGGAGCTTGATAGCTGCCGGCAAAATCACTAAGCAAGAAAGGGGAAATGCTCCATTTGGTCGTTCTAATGGCACTCTCGAGTTTCTCAGTGAGCAAAACCGAGGGCCACGGGCCGATGGATCAAAGAATCGAGCAAACCAACAGCTTTCAGTAAATGAGAGTGATGGTGTCAGTTGCTCTCGAGGAGTTGATCGTAAACTGTACAATACCCTGGACTTTGGTACAGACTACAAGGATGCCAGgtttttcataatcaaatcttacAGCGAGGACAATGTTCACAAGAGCATTAAATATGGTGTTTGGGCCAGCACATCCAATGGGAACAGAAAGTTAAATTCTGCTTATGTAGAAATGAGGGAGCAAGAACATTCCTACcctattttcttatttttctcg GTGAATGCAAGTGGACATTTTTGTGGTGTGGCTGAGATGATTGGGCCTGTTGATTTTGAAAAAAGTGTGGATTATTGGAACGAGGACAAGTGGCCCGGTCAATGCCCAGTCAAGTGGCATATTGTGAAAGATGTTCCCAACACTATGTTTCGGCATATTATTCTTGAGAAAAATGACAATAAGCCTGTAACCAACAGCAGGGACACCCAGGAG GTTAAACTGGAGCAGGGTCTGGAGATGCTAGGCATTTTCAACAAGCATGAGTACGAGGAATCAATCCTTGACGACTTTGAGTTCTACGAGGAGCGGGAAACTGCCCTTAGACAAAGGAAGGCTTGTGAGCATCCGACCCGACCAACTCCATCAGCCAGATCTCAAATAGCTTTGCTCAGGCTGTCCGGTTTTGAAGAAGAAACATGCAATGTCGGAAAGCCAGGACAGTATTTctga
- the LOC135678109 gene encoding YTH domain-containing protein ECT2-like isoform X2: MATTQPAPSLIDSREPLEPSIIDAEQKPVSTENLNEQPSSAEVEKNVSPDSSAIDHSRDALGQLVSPNSVGDLSASFPAYIMYSPQTQMYYYGGYENPTGEFEEYTHHFNTEGMEVGSAVAYSENHPLAYYTKHGCSPHIPYGPCYPVTMPLYSNGGDVLYYAPHHFSFPGIQCQQTAHPSMPHLLSSAPTSQIDFTAPVDQEGALLADTANSKSTCFGPRPGYHLSYGSYGRDWRIFPDGTFSVSPLPSSAVSIRLGRQIPSYGFGSLVNSYNRWYHNSGLHHDSTFGVSYPRVGSNGRSLIAAGKITKQERGNAPFGRSNGTLEFLSEQNRGPRADGSKNRANQQLSVNESDGVSCSRGVDRKLYNTLDFGTDYKDARFFIIKSYSEDNVHKSIKYGVWASTSNGNRKLNSAYVEMREQEHSYPIFLFFSVNASGHFCGVAEMIGPVDFEKSVDYWNEDKWPGQCPVKWHIVKDVPNTMFRHIILEKNDNKPVTNSRDTQEVKLEQGLEMLGIFNKHEYEESILDDFEFYEERETALRQRKACEHPTRPTPSARSQIALLRLSGFEEETCNVGKPGQYF, from the exons ATGGCGACGACTCAGCCAGCACCGAGCCTAATCG ATTCTAGGGAGCCGCTGGAACCTTCAATTATTGATGCTGAACAGAAACCTGTCAGCACGGAGAACTTGAATGAGCAG CCATCTTCAGCTGAAGTCGAGAAAAATGTTTCACCTGATTCAAGTGCCATTGATCATTCGAGAGATGCTCTGGGTCAGTTGGTTTCTCCAAATTCAGTCGGAGACCTCAGTGCTTCATTTCCTGCCTACATTATGTATAGCCCTCAGACACAAATGTACTATTATGGAG GGTATGAGAATCCAACAGGTGAGTTCGAAGAATACACTCATCACTTTAACACTGAAGGCATGGAAGTTGGATCAGCT GTTGCCTACAGTGAGAACCATCCACTGGCATACTATACTAAACATGGATGCAGTCCACATATACCTTATGGACCCTGTTATCCAGTTACAATGCCTCTTTATTCTAATGGTGGAGACGTTCTGTATTACGCCCCTCATCATTTCTCATTCCCGGGCATTCAATGCCAGCAGACAGCTCATCCTAGCATGCCACATCTATTGTCTTCAGCTCCAACATCACAAATTGATTTTACAGCACCAGTTGATCAAGAAGGAGCTCTTCTTGCTGATACTGCTAATTCAAAGAGCACTTGTTTTGGACCAAGACCTGGCTATCACTTATCATATGGCTCCTATGGTAGAG ATTGGAGGATTTTTCCAGATGGAACATTTTCTGTGTCACCTTTGCCATCATCAGCTGTCTCCATCAGACTG GGACGACAAATACCATCGTATGGCTTTGGATCATTGGTCAACTCGTACAACAGATGGTACCACAATAGTGGCCTTCATCATGATAGTACTTTTGGAGTGTCCTATCCCAGGGTAGGGAGTAATGGCCGGAGCTTGATAGCTGCCGGCAAAATCACTAAGCAAGAAAGGGGAAATGCTCCATTTGGTCGTTCTAATGGCACTCTCGAGTTTCTCAGTGAGCAAAACCGAGGGCCACGGGCCGATGGATCAAAGAATCGAGCAAACCAACAGCTTTCAGTAAATGAGAGTGATGGTGTCAGTTGCTCTCGAGGAGTTGATCGTAAACTGTACAATACCCTGGACTTTGGTACAGACTACAAGGATGCCAGgtttttcataatcaaatcttacAGCGAGGACAATGTTCACAAGAGCATTAAATATGGTGTTTGGGCCAGCACATCCAATGGGAACAGAAAGTTAAATTCTGCTTATGTAGAAATGAGGGAGCAAGAACATTCCTACcctattttcttatttttctcg GTGAATGCAAGTGGACATTTTTGTGGTGTGGCTGAGATGATTGGGCCTGTTGATTTTGAAAAAAGTGTGGATTATTGGAACGAGGACAAGTGGCCCGGTCAATGCCCAGTCAAGTGGCATATTGTGAAAGATGTTCCCAACACTATGTTTCGGCATATTATTCTTGAGAAAAATGACAATAAGCCTGTAACCAACAGCAGGGACACCCAGGAG GTTAAACTGGAGCAGGGTCTGGAGATGCTAGGCATTTTCAACAAGCATGAGTACGAGGAATCAATCCTTGACGACTTTGAGTTCTACGAGGAGCGGGAAACTGCCCTTAGACAAAGGAAGGCTTGTGAGCATCCGACCCGACCAACTCCATCAGCCAGATCTCAAATAGCTTTGCTCAGGCTGTCCGGTTTTGAAGAAGAAACATGCAATGTCGGAAAGCCAGGACAGTATTTctga
- the LOC135678109 gene encoding YTH domain-containing protein ECT3-like isoform X1, whose protein sequence is MATTQPAPSLIDSREPLEPSIIDAEQKPVSTENLNEQPSSAEVEKNVSPDSSAIDHSRDALGQLVSPNSVGDLSASFPAYIMYSPQTQMYYYGGYENPTGEFEEYTHHFNTEGMEVGSAVAYSENHPLAYYTKHGCSPHIPYGPCYPVTMPLYSNGGDVLYYAPHHFSFPGIQCQQTAHPSMPHLLSSAPTSQIDFTAPVDQEGALLADTANSKSTCFGPRPGYHLSYGSYGRGSLDWRIFPDGTFSVSPLPSSAVSIRLGRQIPSYGFGSLVNSYNRWYHNSGLHHDSTFGVSYPRVGSNGRSLIAAGKITKQERGNAPFGRSNGTLEFLSEQNRGPRADGSKNRANQQLSVNESDGVSCSRGVDRKLYNTLDFGTDYKDARFFIIKSYSEDNVHKSIKYGVWASTSNGNRKLNSAYVEMREQEHSYPIFLFFSVNASGHFCGVAEMIGPVDFEKSVDYWNEDKWPGQCPVKWHIVKDVPNTMFRHIILEKNDNKPVTNSRDTQEVKLEQGLEMLGIFNKHEYEESILDDFEFYEERETALRQRKACEHPTRPTPSARSQIALLRLSGFEEETCNVGKPGQYF, encoded by the exons ATGGCGACGACTCAGCCAGCACCGAGCCTAATCG ATTCTAGGGAGCCGCTGGAACCTTCAATTATTGATGCTGAACAGAAACCTGTCAGCACGGAGAACTTGAATGAGCAG CCATCTTCAGCTGAAGTCGAGAAAAATGTTTCACCTGATTCAAGTGCCATTGATCATTCGAGAGATGCTCTGGGTCAGTTGGTTTCTCCAAATTCAGTCGGAGACCTCAGTGCTTCATTTCCTGCCTACATTATGTATAGCCCTCAGACACAAATGTACTATTATGGAG GGTATGAGAATCCAACAGGTGAGTTCGAAGAATACACTCATCACTTTAACACTGAAGGCATGGAAGTTGGATCAGCT GTTGCCTACAGTGAGAACCATCCACTGGCATACTATACTAAACATGGATGCAGTCCACATATACCTTATGGACCCTGTTATCCAGTTACAATGCCTCTTTATTCTAATGGTGGAGACGTTCTGTATTACGCCCCTCATCATTTCTCATTCCCGGGCATTCAATGCCAGCAGACAGCTCATCCTAGCATGCCACATCTATTGTCTTCAGCTCCAACATCACAAATTGATTTTACAGCACCAGTTGATCAAGAAGGAGCTCTTCTTGCTGATACTGCTAATTCAAAGAGCACTTGTTTTGGACCAAGACCTGGCTATCACTTATCATATGGCTCCTATGGTAGAGGTAGTCTTG ATTGGAGGATTTTTCCAGATGGAACATTTTCTGTGTCACCTTTGCCATCATCAGCTGTCTCCATCAGACTG GGACGACAAATACCATCGTATGGCTTTGGATCATTGGTCAACTCGTACAACAGATGGTACCACAATAGTGGCCTTCATCATGATAGTACTTTTGGAGTGTCCTATCCCAGGGTAGGGAGTAATGGCCGGAGCTTGATAGCTGCCGGCAAAATCACTAAGCAAGAAAGGGGAAATGCTCCATTTGGTCGTTCTAATGGCACTCTCGAGTTTCTCAGTGAGCAAAACCGAGGGCCACGGGCCGATGGATCAAAGAATCGAGCAAACCAACAGCTTTCAGTAAATGAGAGTGATGGTGTCAGTTGCTCTCGAGGAGTTGATCGTAAACTGTACAATACCCTGGACTTTGGTACAGACTACAAGGATGCCAGgtttttcataatcaaatcttacAGCGAGGACAATGTTCACAAGAGCATTAAATATGGTGTTTGGGCCAGCACATCCAATGGGAACAGAAAGTTAAATTCTGCTTATGTAGAAATGAGGGAGCAAGAACATTCCTACcctattttcttatttttctcg GTGAATGCAAGTGGACATTTTTGTGGTGTGGCTGAGATGATTGGGCCTGTTGATTTTGAAAAAAGTGTGGATTATTGGAACGAGGACAAGTGGCCCGGTCAATGCCCAGTCAAGTGGCATATTGTGAAAGATGTTCCCAACACTATGTTTCGGCATATTATTCTTGAGAAAAATGACAATAAGCCTGTAACCAACAGCAGGGACACCCAGGAG GTTAAACTGGAGCAGGGTCTGGAGATGCTAGGCATTTTCAACAAGCATGAGTACGAGGAATCAATCCTTGACGACTTTGAGTTCTACGAGGAGCGGGAAACTGCCCTTAGACAAAGGAAGGCTTGTGAGCATCCGACCCGACCAACTCCATCAGCCAGATCTCAAATAGCTTTGCTCAGGCTGTCCGGTTTTGAAGAAGAAACATGCAATGTCGGAAAGCCAGGACAGTATTTctga
- the LOC135678109 gene encoding YTH domain-containing protein ECT1-like isoform X4: MATTQPAPSLIDSREPLEPSIIDAEQKPVSTENLNEQPSSAEVEKNVSPDSSAIDHSRDALGQLVSPNSVGDLSASFPAYIMYSPQTQMYYYGGYENPTGEFEEYTHHFNTEGMEVGSAVAYSENHPLAYYTKHGCSPHIPYGPCYPVTMPLYSNGGDVLYYAPHHFSFPGIQCQQTAHPSMPHLLSSAPTSQIDFTAPVDQEGALLADTANSKSTCFGPRPGYHLSYGSYGRGSLGGNFGTHGFYNFQEGLDDFDSAWFWSDWRIFPDGTFSVSPLPSSAVSIRLGRQIPSYGFGSLVNSYNRWYHNSGLHHDSTFGVSYPRVGSNGRSLIAAGKITKQERGNAPFGRSNGTLEFLSEQNRGPRADGSKNRANQQLSVNESDGVSCSRGVDRKLYNTLDFGTDYKDARFFIIKSYSEDNVHKSIKYGVWASTSNGNRKLNSAYVEMREQEHSYPIFLFFSVNASGHFCGVAEMIGPVDFEKSVDYWNEDKWPGQCPVKWHIVKDVPNTMFRHIILEKNDNKPVTNSRDTQEVKLEQGLEMLGIFNKHEYEESILDDFEFYEERETALRQRKACEHPTRPTPSARSQIALLRLSGFEEETCNVGKPGQYF; the protein is encoded by the exons ATGGCGACGACTCAGCCAGCACCGAGCCTAATCG ATTCTAGGGAGCCGCTGGAACCTTCAATTATTGATGCTGAACAGAAACCTGTCAGCACGGAGAACTTGAATGAGCAG CCATCTTCAGCTGAAGTCGAGAAAAATGTTTCACCTGATTCAAGTGCCATTGATCATTCGAGAGATGCTCTGGGTCAGTTGGTTTCTCCAAATTCAGTCGGAGACCTCAGTGCTTCATTTCCTGCCTACATTATGTATAGCCCTCAGACACAAATGTACTATTATGGAG GGTATGAGAATCCAACAGGTGAGTTCGAAGAATACACTCATCACTTTAACACTGAAGGCATGGAAGTTGGATCAGCT GTTGCCTACAGTGAGAACCATCCACTGGCATACTATACTAAACATGGATGCAGTCCACATATACCTTATGGACCCTGTTATCCAGTTACAATGCCTCTTTATTCTAATGGTGGAGACGTTCTGTATTACGCCCCTCATCATTTCTCATTCCCGGGCATTCAATGCCAGCAGACAGCTCATCCTAGCATGCCACATCTATTGTCTTCAGCTCCAACATCACAAATTGATTTTACAGCACCAGTTGATCAAGAAGGAGCTCTTCTTGCTGATACTGCTAATTCAAAGAGCACTTGTTTTGGACCAAGACCTGGCTATCACTTATCATATGGCTCCTATGGTAGAGGTAGTCTTGGTGGGAATTTTGGTACTCATGGTttctataattttcaagaagggtTGGATGATTTTGATTCTGCTTGGTTTTGGTCAGATTGGAGGATTTTTCCAGATGGAACATTTTCTGTGTCACCTTTGCCATCATCAGCTGTCTCCATCAGACTG GGACGACAAATACCATCGTATGGCTTTGGATCATTGGTCAACTCGTACAACAGATGGTACCACAATAGTGGCCTTCATCATGATAGTACTTTTGGAGTGTCCTATCCCAGGGTAGGGAGTAATGGCCGGAGCTTGATAGCTGCCGGCAAAATCACTAAGCAAGAAAGGGGAAATGCTCCATTTGGTCGTTCTAATGGCACTCTCGAGTTTCTCAGTGAGCAAAACCGAGGGCCACGGGCCGATGGATCAAAGAATCGAGCAAACCAACAGCTTTCAGTAAATGAGAGTGATGGTGTCAGTTGCTCTCGAGGAGTTGATCGTAAACTGTACAATACCCTGGACTTTGGTACAGACTACAAGGATGCCAGgtttttcataatcaaatcttacAGCGAGGACAATGTTCACAAGAGCATTAAATATGGTGTTTGGGCCAGCACATCCAATGGGAACAGAAAGTTAAATTCTGCTTATGTAGAAATGAGGGAGCAAGAACATTCCTACcctattttcttatttttctcg GTGAATGCAAGTGGACATTTTTGTGGTGTGGCTGAGATGATTGGGCCTGTTGATTTTGAAAAAAGTGTGGATTATTGGAACGAGGACAAGTGGCCCGGTCAATGCCCAGTCAAGTGGCATATTGTGAAAGATGTTCCCAACACTATGTTTCGGCATATTATTCTTGAGAAAAATGACAATAAGCCTGTAACCAACAGCAGGGACACCCAGGAG GTTAAACTGGAGCAGGGTCTGGAGATGCTAGGCATTTTCAACAAGCATGAGTACGAGGAATCAATCCTTGACGACTTTGAGTTCTACGAGGAGCGGGAAACTGCCCTTAGACAAAGGAAGGCTTGTGAGCATCCGACCCGACCAACTCCATCAGCCAGATCTCAAATAGCTTTGCTCAGGCTGTCCGGTTTTGAAGAAGAAACATGCAATGTCGGAAAGCCAGGACAGTATTTctga
- the LOC135678679 gene encoding organic cation/carnitine transporter 7-like isoform X1, protein MIEDGVLSFTVDEALLSIEFGKFQTFVLCYAGMGWISEAMEMMLLSFVGPAVQLEWELSSQQESLITSVVFVGMLLGAYSWGIVSDIYGRRMGFLFTALITSVAGFLSSFAPNYWSLIFLRFIVGIGLGGGPVLASWFLEFIPSPHRGKWMVIFSAFWTIGTIFEASLAWAIMPRFGWRWLLASSSLPSFLLLLFYAATPESPRYLCMRGRITDAMQILEQMARANHKALPSGILVSESQLELDEKSDHSEAAHLVGNGWIKSSDEDMNMKASCVSTLRRLLSPKLIRSTLLLWMVFFGNAFSYYGIVLLTSELSNGKRACTVKSSQPSQSNDDSLYKDVFVTSFAEVPGLIISAAIVDRIGRKLSMSSMLFISCVFLIPLVFPRTGEVTTGLLFCARISISASFTIIYIYAPEIYPTSVRASGIGIASSVGRIGGITCPLVAVGLVHGCHQSAAVLLFELVIFLSGIAVCLFPLETSGRDLTDSV, encoded by the exons ATG ATTGAAGATGGAGTATTATCGTTTACTGTGGATGAGGCACTCTTGTCCATTGAATTTGGGAAATTCCAGACCTTTGTGCTTTGCTATGCCGGAATGGGCTGGATCTCGGAAGCAATGGAGATGATGCTCCTTTCATTTGTGGGACCAGCTGTTCAGTTGGAATGGGAGCTTTCATCTCAGCAGGAGAGCTTGATTACCAGTGTAGTTTTCGTAGGCATGCTCCTGGGTGCTTACTCTTGGGGCATAGTTTCAGACATCTATGGCAGGAG GATGGGTTTCCTTTTTACGGCCCTAATAACAAGTGTAGCTGGTTTTCTCAGTTCTTTTGCTCCCAATTATTGGTCTCTAATTTTTCTACGGTTTATCGTTGGTATTGGCTTGGGAGGTGGGCCTGTGCTTGCTTCTTGGTTTCTGGAGTTCATTCCTTCTCCACACAGAGGTAAATGGATGGTTATCTTTTCGGCCTTTTGGACCATCGGCACAATTTTTGAGGCTTCGCTTGCATGG GCTATTATGCCCAGATTCGGCTGGAGATGGTTGCTAGCTTCCTCATCCTTGCCATCATTTCTGTTGCTCCTATTTTATGCTGCTACACCTGAGTCACCAAGATATCTCTGCATGAGAGGCCGAATAACTGATGCTATGCAGATTTTAGAACAGATGGCCAGAGCAAACCATAAGGCACTGCCTTCTGGCATACTTGTTTCGGAAAGCCAACTTGAGCTCGATGAGAAATCCGATCATTCTGAAGCTGCACATTTAGTTGGAAACGGGTGGATCAAGAGCTCTGACGAGGATATGAATATGAAAGCAAGCTGCGTTAGTACTCTAAGAAGGCTTCTATCACCAAAATTAATCAGATCAACTCTTCTTCTATGGATGGTGTTCTTTGGTAATGCATTTTCCTATTATGGCATTGTGCTGCTGACATCTGAATTAAGTAACGGAAAGAGGGCATGCACAGTAAAAAGTTCACAACCAAGTCAATCGAATGATGACAGCCTCTATAAAGATGTGTTTGTCACTAGCTTTGCAG AGGTTCCTGGGCTCATTATATCAGCCGCAATCGTGGATAGGATTGGTCGCAAGCTCTCTATGTCATCTATGCTTTTCATAAGCTGTGTGTTCTTAATTCCACTGGTATTTCCTCGGACAGGAGAAGTAACAACAGGCCTTCTATTTTGTGCACGGATTAGTATCTCAGCAAGTTTCACAATTATCTACATCTATGCTCCAGAG ATATATCCAACCTCGGTCAGGGCCTCTGGCATCGGCATCGCTAGTTCGGTGGGAAGAATAGGCGGGATAACTTGCCCGCTCGTGGCCGTTGGCCTGGTGCATGGCTGCCATCAATCTGCAGCGGTTCTTCTATTTGAACTTGTAATTTTCCTTTCAGGAATTGCGGTGTGTTTATTTCCTCTCGAAACCAGCGGCCGCGACCTGACTGATTCTGTATAG
- the LOC135678679 gene encoding organic cation/carnitine transporter 7-like isoform X2: MAGGRMGFLFTALITSVAGFLSSFAPNYWSLIFLRFIVGIGLGGGPVLASWFLEFIPSPHRGKWMVIFSAFWTIGTIFEASLAWAIMPRFGWRWLLASSSLPSFLLLLFYAATPESPRYLCMRGRITDAMQILEQMARANHKALPSGILVSESQLELDEKSDHSEAAHLVGNGWIKSSDEDMNMKASCVSTLRRLLSPKLIRSTLLLWMVFFGNAFSYYGIVLLTSELSNGKRACTVKSSQPSQSNDDSLYKDVFVTSFAEVPGLIISAAIVDRIGRKLSMSSMLFISCVFLIPLVFPRTGEVTTGLLFCARISISASFTIIYIYAPEIYPTSVRASGIGIASSVGRIGGITCPLVAVGLVHGCHQSAAVLLFELVIFLSGIAVCLFPLETSGRDLTDSV, from the exons ATGGCAGGAGGCAG GATGGGTTTCCTTTTTACGGCCCTAATAACAAGTGTAGCTGGTTTTCTCAGTTCTTTTGCTCCCAATTATTGGTCTCTAATTTTTCTACGGTTTATCGTTGGTATTGGCTTGGGAGGTGGGCCTGTGCTTGCTTCTTGGTTTCTGGAGTTCATTCCTTCTCCACACAGAGGTAAATGGATGGTTATCTTTTCGGCCTTTTGGACCATCGGCACAATTTTTGAGGCTTCGCTTGCATGG GCTATTATGCCCAGATTCGGCTGGAGATGGTTGCTAGCTTCCTCATCCTTGCCATCATTTCTGTTGCTCCTATTTTATGCTGCTACACCTGAGTCACCAAGATATCTCTGCATGAGAGGCCGAATAACTGATGCTATGCAGATTTTAGAACAGATGGCCAGAGCAAACCATAAGGCACTGCCTTCTGGCATACTTGTTTCGGAAAGCCAACTTGAGCTCGATGAGAAATCCGATCATTCTGAAGCTGCACATTTAGTTGGAAACGGGTGGATCAAGAGCTCTGACGAGGATATGAATATGAAAGCAAGCTGCGTTAGTACTCTAAGAAGGCTTCTATCACCAAAATTAATCAGATCAACTCTTCTTCTATGGATGGTGTTCTTTGGTAATGCATTTTCCTATTATGGCATTGTGCTGCTGACATCTGAATTAAGTAACGGAAAGAGGGCATGCACAGTAAAAAGTTCACAACCAAGTCAATCGAATGATGACAGCCTCTATAAAGATGTGTTTGTCACTAGCTTTGCAG AGGTTCCTGGGCTCATTATATCAGCCGCAATCGTGGATAGGATTGGTCGCAAGCTCTCTATGTCATCTATGCTTTTCATAAGCTGTGTGTTCTTAATTCCACTGGTATTTCCTCGGACAGGAGAAGTAACAACAGGCCTTCTATTTTGTGCACGGATTAGTATCTCAGCAAGTTTCACAATTATCTACATCTATGCTCCAGAG ATATATCCAACCTCGGTCAGGGCCTCTGGCATCGGCATCGCTAGTTCGGTGGGAAGAATAGGCGGGATAACTTGCCCGCTCGTGGCCGTTGGCCTGGTGCATGGCTGCCATCAATCTGCAGCGGTTCTTCTATTTGAACTTGTAATTTTCCTTTCAGGAATTGCGGTGTGTTTATTTCCTCTCGAAACCAGCGGCCGCGACCTGACTGATTCTGTATAG
- the LOC135678761 gene encoding probable protein phosphatase 2C 44: MKSELLSIIRTAACLDTSSADAGKGRSKLSSNQVSHGFHLVEGKTGHDMEDYHVAEYRNENNHELGLFAIFDGHMGESVPSYLKANLFNNILKEPLFWRDPQSAMKNAYSSTNKYILENSKQLGHGGSTAVTAIVIDGKDLWIANVGDSRAVVCERGTANQLTIDHEPHAERSRIEKQGGFVTTFPGDVPRVNGQLAVARAFGDKSLRAHLSSEPDVRHVPIDSTIKFVILASDGLWKVMKNKEAVDLIKSIKDPQAAAKRLTTEALARKSKDDISCIVIRFRC; encoded by the exons ACTGCGGCATGTCTTGATACGTCATCTGCGGATGCTGGGAAAGGGCGGAGTAAGTTGTCAAGTAATCAAGTATCACATGGATTCCACTTGGTGGAAGGGAAAACAGGCCATGACATGGAAGACTACCATGTGGCTGAATATAGAAATGAAAACAATCACGAGCTTGGTCTGTTTGCTATTTTTGATGGTCATATGGGGGAAAGTGTACCAAGTTACCTGAAAGCCAATCTTTTCAACAATATACTAAAAGAG CCTTTGTTCTGGAGAGATCCTCAGTCAGCAATGAAAAATGCTTACTCCTCCACGAATAAATATATTCTTGAAAATTCAAAGCAGCTGGGGCATGGAGGTTCAACAGCAGTTACAGCAATTGTGATTGATGGCAAAGACTTGTGGATAGCAAACGTAGGTGACTCCAGAGCTGTTGTGTGTGAAAGAGGTACAGCAAATCAACTAACCATTGACCACGAGCCCCATGCTGAGCGAAGTAGGATTGAGAAACAAGGCGGTTTTGTAACGACTTTTCCTG GTGACGTTCCCCGTGTTAATGGCCAACTTGCGGTTGCAAGGGCTTTTGGTGATAAAAGCCTCAGGGCACATTTAAGTTCAGAACCTGATGTAAGACACGTCCCAATAGATTCGACAATCAAGTTTGTTATACTTGCAAGTGATGGATTGTGGAAG GTGATGAAGAATAAGGAAGCTGTTGATCTCATAAAATCTATAAAGGATCCCCAGGCTGCAGCAAAGCGTTTGACAACGGAGGCATTGGCAAGGAAGAGCAAAGATGATATTTCATGCATTGTGATTCGTTTCAGATGCTGA